A window of Gemmatimonadota bacterium genomic DNA:
CATGATACAGAATGCTTTGTTCCTTGCCTATGTTGATAAACTGAAGTATTTTTTAGGAAAGATCCAAAAAACCGGAGCGCAATCAAGATTATTATTGAGGAATAACAAAATGAAACAAACTACACTTAAAATGCAGTTTCACCTTCCGATTGAAAACATCTCCAAAAAGCATCAAACGGCAGCGACAAAAAAGGCAAAAACAGCCTTTGTACTTGAACTCCTCCGACAAGGGGCCATCAGTGCTGGCAGAGCCGCAAAACTCCTCAATATTTCTCGATGGGAGCTTTCAGAGTTAATGGCTGAAGCCGGCATCTCCCCTTTTGATGACAGCCTCACCGCAGAAGACTTAACGGCTGAAGTCAATAGTGCGCTACAGGCTTTCGAGAAACCCACACCATGAAGGTTGTAGCAAACAGTACCCCATTGATTGAACTCTCAAAAATTAAGCGGTTGGATCTGCTCCGAGATGTATATGGCTCAATCATCATTCCAGAAGAAGTGTACACCGAAGTAGTCATTGATGGGGCTGGAAAACCTGGGGCGGCAGCAGTGAAAGAAGCCCAGTGGATTCTCTGTAGGTCGGTGACAGACAAAAATCAAGTCCTGATACTTCACAACCGTACACTGCTTGATTTAGGCGAATGTGGAGCTATTGTGCTTGCTCAAGAAATTGATGCAGGACAAGTGATTATTGACGACCGCGTTGCACGGCGTGTGGCAATTGCCCGGGGATTGCCCATTATCGGTACAATCGGTGTTCTCCTTGTTGCCAAAACCCGCCACATCATTCCCGATGTCAAACCCATACTCGATAATCTTCGGGACCATGGTACGCGAATTAGCCAAAAACTCTATCACCAAACACTCACAACCGCGGGAGAGTAAAAAATTCCATCGACAATCTAAAGATTAAACGATTCACTAACCACTGAAGAGTATGAATCTCTGACTCAAACAAATTGACAAAAGGAGCATCGATGCAGAAGGATTATTCTGAAGTCAAAGGTCCACTGCGAAGTCAAGAGTGGTTTAACAACCCGCACAACATGGGCATGACAGCCGTTTATGTCGAACGCTACATGAACTACGGCTGGAC
This region includes:
- a CDS encoding UPF0175 family protein codes for the protein MIQNALFLAYVDKLKYFLGKIQKTGAQSRLLLRNNKMKQTTLKMQFHLPIENISKKHQTAATKKAKTAFVLELLRQGAISAGRAAKLLNISRWELSELMAEAGISPFDDSLTAEDLTAEVNSALQAFEKPTP
- a CDS encoding DUF3368 domain-containing protein, whose protein sequence is MKVVANSTPLIELSKIKRLDLLRDVYGSIIIPEEVYTEVVIDGAGKPGAAAVKEAQWILCRSVTDKNQVLILHNRTLLDLGECGAIVLAQEIDAGQVIIDDRVARRVAIARGLPIIGTIGVLLVAKTRHIIPDVKPILDNLRDHGTRISQKLYHQTLTTAGE